The sequence below is a genomic window from Methylophilus sp. DW102.
CCACCACTTCGGCCTTGTTCTGACATGAACGGTAAATAGCATAGCTGGCTACTGCATGATCCAGCGCCATCAGAGCGGACATATTGATTTCCAGCCAATTAAAAAAATCAGCATCCCGAATCAGCCCGTACTTGATAACCTCAGCCACGCCGGCAGACAACTCGCGTTGCGGCAAGGTCCTCAAGGTATCAACATCCGCCAGTACCAGCTTGGGCTGATAAAACGCGCCTATCATGTTCTTACCGAGCGGATGGTTGATGCCGGTTTTACCACCGACACTGGAGTCCACCTGCGAGAGCAGAGTAGTAGGCACCTGAATAAAAGGCACGCCGCGCAAATAGGTTGCCGCAGCATAGCCGGTCAAATCGCCAATCACCCCTCCACCCAACGCAATCAGCGTGGTATTCCGCTCGCAGCGGTGTTGCAACAGATGATCATAAATCGTTTGCAAGGTCTCATTATTTTTATAGGCCTCGCCATCCGGCAAAATGATTTCAATCACGCTCACGCCTGCCTCTCGCAGCGGCTGGGCAATACTCTGCATATACAAAGGCGCGACCGTTGTATTGCTGACAATCGCCACTTGCTTGCGCTTGAGGTGAGGCAATATCAGGTCTGCCTGATGTAACAGGCCATTCCCAATATGGATAGGATAGCTACGGTCAGCCAGGCTGACGGTTAAGGTTTGCATGACGGCTCCAACGCTTTCAGGGCGCTCTCAATTTTTTGGATAATCACTGCGACTGGCTGATGACCGGTATCGACGATCAGGTGTGCAGTCTCGGTATAGAGTGGATTGCGGGCATGGAACAATTGTTCCAGCTTGGCTTTGACATCGACATTCTGTAGCAGCGGTCGGTTTTTATCATTGCGCGTGCGTAAATACAGCTCATTCACATTTGCACGCAAATAAATCACATAGCCATATTTTTTGAGAATTTCGCGGTTTTCCGGCGCGATGATGGCACCGCCGCCAGTGGCCAGCACGATATTCTCCTGCTGCGCAAACTCCTCTAGCGTGGCGGTCTCGCGCTTGCGGAAGCCAGCTTCGCCTTCCAGCTCGAAGATGGTCGGGATTTTAACGCCCGTGCGCTGCTCAATGACATGATCCGTGTCGTAGAAGGTCTTGCCCAGACTTTTGGCAATCAATTTGCCAACTGTGGTCTTGCCTGCCCCCATCAACCCGATCAAAAAAATGTTATTTGGTATTTGCGTACCCATAAAAATGCCCAACTGTTCAGTTGGGCATTTTAAGGCAAAGCCTGTCTGCTGTCAGTAATCGTTCAGCAAGCCATGCAATGATCAGTTCAAGGCCAGCGTTTCGTCCATGACTTTAGGCGTGATAAAGATCAGCAACTCCGTTTTATCTTCCTGTCTGGTGTTGCGCTTGAAGGCATAACCCACCACAGGCAAGTCACCAAAAAATGGCACCTTGTCCGTAGATTTACGCGACACTTGCTCATAAATCCCACCTAATACCACGGTCTCACCGTTACCCACCAGCACTTGCGTTTGCACGTTTTGCGTGTTGATCGCGACACCGCCGGGGGTATCCTCACCCTTACTATCCTTGCGCACATCGAGATCCATAATAATTTTCTGGTCTGGTGTAATTTGTGGCGTCACCTCCAGGCTCAACTCGGCCTTTTTAAAGCTGACGGCTGTCGCCCCACTGCTGGTCGCAGTTTGGTATGGAATCTCCACGCCTTGTGCAATACGGGCTTTTTGCTGATTGGCTGTGGTCACGCGCGGACTTGAAATCACTTTGCCGCGTGCGTCGGCTTCCAGTGCAGACAATTCCAGATTCAGCAGCAAGTTAGCCGAGAGCTTGAGCAAACTGAGTGCGATGCCGCCATAAGCATTGGTGACCGGCAGATTGGACATGAGATCAGGCTGACCATTGGAGCTAATTGTGTAGTTGGCGGTCGGAAGTGCATTAGACCCACTAGCGAGTCGGTCAGTATTCAAGGATAGGGCCTGCATAGTCCCTCCTTGGTTACCCAAAGTAAAGGTACTTGGCGTCGTTGGGCTCGTCGACGGTGTAAAAGCGGTCGGTTTATTTCCCAAGCTCCCTCCAATTGAAATCCCTGTCCCCGTACCTGGTGTACCGGTCTGTGAAATACCAAACCGTGCGCCCAACGCTTTGGAGAAGGTATTTGAGGCAATCACCATGCGTGACTCAATCATCACCTGCTTCACAGGTACATCCACCTTGTTGATGATGGCTTGCACCTCATCCAGCTTTCTCGGCGTATCCTGAACGAATATCGTGTTTG
It includes:
- the aroB gene encoding 3-dehydroquinate synthase; protein product: MQTLTVSLADRSYPIHIGNGLLHQADLILPHLKRKQVAIVSNTTVAPLYMQSIAQPLREAGVSVIEIILPDGEAYKNNETLQTIYDHLLQHRCERNTTLIALGGGVIGDLTGYAAATYLRGVPFIQVPTTLLSQVDSSVGGKTGINHPLGKNMIGAFYQPKLVLADVDTLRTLPQRELSAGVAEVIKYGLIRDADFFNWLEINMSALMALDHAVASYAIYRSCQNKAEVVAADEHEQGERALLNLGHTFGHAIENAMGYGVWLHGEAVAAGTVMAADLSQRMGWLDAAQVARIKTIMQAASLPVTAPDLGADEYLRLMQLDKKVADGRIRLILQQAIGKAVITADYDADKLKQTLSLAA
- a CDS encoding shikimate kinase; this translates as MGTQIPNNIFLIGLMGAGKTTVGKLIAKSLGKTFYDTDHVIEQRTGVKIPTIFELEGEAGFRKRETATLEEFAQQENIVLATGGGAIIAPENREILKKYGYVIYLRANVNELYLRTRNDKNRPLLQNVDVKAKLEQLFHARNPLYTETAHLIVDTGHQPVAVIIQKIESALKALEPSCKP